The following proteins come from a genomic window of Corallococcus sp. NCRR:
- the udk gene encoding uridine kinase, with protein sequence MSSPLVVGIAGGTASGKTTVARKVREALADCRVAFIDQDSYYRDLKDMSLEERREVNFDHPDAFDTELLVSHLRALKQGRAIQKPVYDFVTSGRQPHTHRVDPGDIILIEGILVLHMKEVRDEMDVKIYVDADDDLRILRRLTRDIKDRGRDFDHVVGQYLRHVRPMHMGFVEPSKHHADIIIPHGGNNDIAIGMLVGALRARLASQHQSQR encoded by the coding sequence ATGTCGTCACCCCTCGTCGTTGGCATCGCGGGCGGCACCGCGTCCGGCAAGACCACGGTGGCCCGCAAGGTGCGTGAGGCTCTCGCCGACTGCCGGGTCGCCTTCATTGATCAGGATTCGTACTACCGGGACCTGAAGGACATGTCCCTCGAAGAGCGGCGGGAGGTGAACTTCGACCACCCCGACGCCTTCGACACGGAGCTGCTGGTCAGCCACCTGCGCGCGCTCAAGCAGGGCCGCGCCATCCAGAAGCCCGTCTACGACTTCGTCACGTCCGGCCGTCAGCCGCACACGCACCGCGTGGACCCCGGGGACATCATCCTCATCGAGGGCATCCTCGTGCTGCACATGAAGGAGGTGCGCGACGAGATGGACGTGAAGATCTACGTCGACGCGGACGACGACCTGCGCATCCTTCGCCGCCTCACCCGCGACATCAAGGACCGAGGCCGCGACTTCGACCACGTGGTGGGCCAGTACCTGCGCCACGTGCGCCCCATGCACATGGGCTTCGTGGAGCCGTCCAAGCACCACGCGGACATCATCATCCCGCACGGCGGCAACAACGACATCGCCATCGGGATGCTGGTGGGCGCGCTCCGGGCGCGGCTCGCCTCGCAGCACCAGTCGCAGCGCTAG
- a CDS encoding DUF692 domain-containing protein codes for MTRPASDSWSLPWMGLGLSSNLSASDVPHPYRLLDSSPGLFDFVEYSAPIALEEAKAQATLFPEMWRRRPEVPVLFHPVHLNLWGPELEPASALAELDAHARAVGSPWVGNDVGWWHAGGQPFPGYLYVTPPFNDAGVRDSAAHALHIQAGLSVPLVIENPAVLATRGGLHALDFMAKLHARTGLPLLLDLGHLFSHQLSAGLPLRAGLEGFPLDQVVEIHIAGGVVTRRAGRTFYVDDHTQPVREELFELLAEVLPRCSRLRAVTFEGDGHPPEVALASLRRLRALVPKESRAPIDIPASREAVPGLSGDSRPWTLFDAGHGVTPATEDEDPEGTRADRDFRLAVVAEQLDKDWPLTRLLLAATPEGLESFTRSREYRGLFDGLGKSLSHAFASWARKRVMAAPSDGVAAALSLEMMLPHAFLQTPPAPAPGQVALAEDVRLGSFPADLTELVFATRALRRHLTGRAWACGALEVSGLEALAQVAARPGPGPWRFAIRRKATGFEVLTLPPEVAAGLQGLADGPLQVEAVPAWLLAEGQARGLLRRA; via the coding sequence ATGACGCGCCCTGCATCGGATTCGTGGTCACTGCCCTGGATGGGGTTGGGGCTGAGCAGCAACCTGAGCGCCTCGGACGTGCCGCATCCGTACCGGCTGCTCGACAGCTCGCCCGGTCTCTTCGACTTCGTGGAGTACAGCGCGCCCATCGCGCTGGAGGAGGCGAAGGCCCAGGCCACGCTCTTCCCGGAGATGTGGCGCCGCCGTCCGGAGGTGCCGGTCCTCTTCCATCCCGTGCACCTGAACCTGTGGGGTCCGGAGCTGGAGCCCGCGTCGGCGCTCGCGGAGCTGGATGCGCACGCGCGCGCGGTGGGCAGCCCGTGGGTGGGCAACGACGTGGGCTGGTGGCACGCGGGCGGCCAGCCCTTCCCGGGCTACCTCTACGTCACGCCGCCGTTCAACGACGCGGGCGTGCGGGACAGCGCGGCGCACGCGCTCCACATCCAGGCGGGCCTGAGCGTCCCGCTGGTGATTGAGAACCCCGCCGTGCTCGCCACGCGCGGAGGTCTGCACGCGCTGGACTTCATGGCGAAGCTGCACGCGCGCACGGGCCTGCCGCTGCTCCTGGACCTGGGTCACCTCTTCAGCCACCAGCTCTCCGCGGGCCTGCCCCTGCGCGCGGGGCTGGAGGGCTTCCCGTTGGATCAGGTCGTGGAGATCCACATCGCGGGCGGCGTGGTGACGCGCAGGGCAGGGCGGACCTTCTACGTGGATGACCACACGCAGCCCGTGCGCGAGGAGCTGTTCGAGCTGCTCGCGGAGGTGCTCCCGCGCTGCTCGCGCCTGCGCGCCGTCACCTTCGAGGGCGATGGCCATCCGCCGGAGGTGGCGCTCGCGTCGCTGCGGCGGCTGCGCGCGCTCGTCCCGAAGGAGTCCCGCGCCCCCATCGACATCCCCGCGTCGCGCGAGGCCGTGCCCGGGCTCAGCGGGGACAGCCGCCCGTGGACGCTGTTCGACGCGGGCCACGGCGTCACCCCGGCCACGGAGGACGAGGACCCCGAGGGCACGCGCGCGGACCGGGACTTCCGGCTGGCGGTGGTGGCGGAGCAGCTGGACAAGGACTGGCCGCTCACGCGCCTGTTGCTCGCGGCGACGCCGGAGGGGCTGGAGTCCTTCACCCGCTCTCGCGAGTACCGAGGCCTCTTCGACGGGCTGGGCAAGTCCCTGTCCCACGCCTTCGCGTCCTGGGCGCGCAAGCGCGTGATGGCCGCGCCGTCGGACGGGGTGGCCGCCGCGCTGTCCCTGGAGATGATGCTGCCGCACGCCTTCCTCCAGACGCCTCCGGCTCCGGCCCCGGGCCAGGTGGCGCTGGCCGAGGACGTCCGCCTGGGCTCCTTTCCCGCCGACCTGACGGAGCTGGTGTTCGCCACACGGGCGTTACGGCGGCACCTCACCGGCCGTGCGTGGGCCTGCGGGGCCCTGGAGGTCTCCGGCCTGGAGGCCCTGGCACAGGTGGCCGCCCGGCCGGGTCCGGGCCCGTGGCGCTTCGCCATCCGCCGGAAGGCGACGGGCTTCGAGGTCCTGACGCTACCCCCGGAGGTGGCCGCGGGGCTCCAGGGGCTGGCGGACGGTCCGCTTCAGGTGGAGGCCGTGCCCGCCTGGCTGCTCGCGGAAGGGCAAGCGCGTGGACTCTTGCGGCGCGCATAA
- a CDS encoding winged helix-turn-helix transcriptional regulator, with protein MKRTSMEGATCPVARSLDVIGDWWSLLIVRDAQYGLRRFGEFQKSLGVAKNILAQRLKHLVDHGILETQPASDGSAWQEYVLTEKGRSLFPILVALGQWGQEHCFEAGEPRTRVLDKAHGQPVKPLEVRAADGRVLTVQDVRLERPVTQG; from the coding sequence CCTGGACGTCATCGGGGACTGGTGGTCGTTGCTCATCGTGCGCGACGCGCAATACGGCCTGCGCCGCTTCGGCGAGTTCCAGAAGAGCCTGGGCGTGGCGAAGAACATCCTGGCCCAGCGCCTGAAGCACCTGGTGGACCACGGCATCCTCGAGACGCAGCCGGCCTCGGACGGCAGCGCCTGGCAGGAGTACGTGCTGACGGAGAAGGGGCGGAGCCTCTTTCCCATCCTGGTCGCGCTGGGGCAGTGGGGCCAGGAGCACTGCTTCGAGGCGGGAGAGCCCCGGACGCGGGTGCTCGACAAGGCGCACGGGCAGCCGGTGAAGCCGCTGGAGGTGCGCGCGGCGGACGGCAGGGTGCTGACGGTCCAGGACGTGCGGCTGGAGCGGCCGGTCACACAAGGCTAG
- a CDS encoding alpha/beta fold hydrolase, which produces MSRIIVPQAEGIQLFTVPLPLEEGDLLGSPQIAWQAYGKPSDGKAVVVLHDLSHSHQALSTEVNGAYQPSGWGRELIGPGKALDPDVTPVIVPNLLGSPFGSTSPLTPDPHTGAPWGAGLPPLTVLDMARGVSALLKALGLTRVKALVGIGLGGLVALRLAALFPELADGVVVLGAARALPEGLREKMGLTSQVLRMAPDNEDTPPLRERAPNRTLTRLRMDYLKLLYGRDHLGTAYPDSAAAQAALEAEAASFADTFDPVAWSLLCSAYAGCDLTETFPRIRARVLLLAGATDALAPAGRVRDTYHQLTAAGVQARFVELQGPGDHGTLLSDAHRLKGPVQDFLRWLRG; this is translated from the coding sequence ATGAGCCGCATCATCGTGCCCCAGGCCGAGGGAATCCAACTGTTCACCGTGCCCCTTCCGCTGGAGGAAGGGGACCTGCTGGGAAGCCCCCAGATTGCCTGGCAGGCCTATGGGAAACCGTCGGACGGCAAAGCGGTGGTGGTGCTGCACGACCTGTCCCATTCCCACCAGGCGTTGAGCACGGAAGTGAACGGTGCGTACCAACCCTCGGGCTGGGGGCGGGAGCTCATCGGTCCGGGCAAGGCGCTGGATCCGGACGTGACGCCGGTCATCGTGCCCAACCTGCTGGGCAGCCCGTTCGGCTCCACGTCGCCGCTGACGCCGGATCCGCACACGGGCGCGCCGTGGGGCGCGGGGCTGCCGCCGCTCACCGTGCTGGACATGGCGCGCGGCGTTTCCGCGCTGCTCAAGGCCCTGGGGCTCACGCGCGTGAAGGCCCTGGTGGGCATTGGCCTGGGCGGGCTGGTGGCGCTGCGGCTGGCGGCGCTGTTCCCGGAGCTGGCGGACGGCGTGGTGGTGCTGGGCGCGGCGCGGGCCCTGCCGGAGGGGCTGCGCGAGAAGATGGGCCTCACGTCGCAGGTGCTGCGCATGGCGCCCGACAACGAGGACACTCCGCCCCTGCGCGAGCGCGCACCGAACCGGACGCTGACGCGGCTGCGGATGGACTACCTCAAGCTGCTCTACGGACGCGACCACCTGGGCACCGCGTATCCGGACAGCGCGGCGGCGCAGGCGGCGCTGGAGGCGGAGGCCGCGTCGTTCGCGGACACGTTCGATCCGGTCGCGTGGTCGCTGCTCTGCTCCGCGTACGCGGGCTGCGACCTGACGGAGACGTTCCCGAGGATCCGCGCGCGGGTGCTGCTCCTCGCGGGCGCGACGGACGCGCTGGCTCCGGCGGGCCGCGTGCGGGACACCTACCACCAGCTGACGGCGGCGGGGGTGCAGGCGCGGTTCGTGGAGCTGCAGGGGCCGGGGGACCACGGCACCCTGCTGTCGGACGCGCACCGGCTGAAGGGGCCGGTGCAGGACTTCCTGCGCTGGCTGCGCGGCTAG